In Paludibaculum fermentans, the genomic stretch CGCTCTCAATGACGAGTTTCCCGCTGACGGCCGGACCCGTCTTCACCATGCGCAGGTCCACCGTCTGGTCGGCCTTCACGACGTACACGAAGGGGCCCTTCTGGCCCGATTGCACGGCTTCCGACGGCACCACCACGGCATTTTCGAGCGTGCCCAGCGTCAGGGAGACATCCACAAACCGGCCCGGCCACAAGGCGTGATTGCCGTTGTCGAAGACGGCCTTCAACCGGATGGTGCCCGTGGTGGCGTCGATCGCGTTGTCGATCACCGCCAGCCGGCCCTGCACCGGTTGGAATCCGCCGTCCTGCACGGAAGCGGTCACCGCCAACTGCCGGCCCTGGCTACTGCGCCGCACCGCATCCAATTGCTGCTGCGGTACACCAAAGGAAACGAAGATCGGGGCCACCTGGTTGATCACCACCAGCGCCGTGTCTCCATTGGCCTTCACCAGGTTGCCGATGTTCACCAGCAGGTTGCCCGTGCGGCCCGCGAGCGGCGAACGAATTTCGCAGTAGCTCAAGTCGAGCCGGGCCCGCTCCACCGTCGCCTTGTCCGTCTCCACATTGGCCCTGGCTGTCTCAATGGCGGCCTCATCGGCGCGAGCCGATTCGCGCAGCGCATCCGCGGTGGTCTTGTACTGGTCGTATTGCGAACGGGAAACGACGCCTTCCTTGACGAGTTGCTCATACCTCGCCGCATCCGCCTCGGCATTGCGCAGTTGCGCCCGGTCGCGCGCCAGGTTCGCTTCGGCCTGCCGCATCATGGATTCGTCGCGCGCCGCCGCACCCTGCGCCTGCCGCAGAGCTTCCCGGTACGGCCGCGGATCGATCTCGAATAACAGGTCGCCGGCCTTCACATCGCTGCCTTCGGAGAAGTGAACCTTCATCAGCGGACCGGCCACCAGTGATTTCACCTGAACCGTGGAGTACGCTTCTACGGTGCCCACCGCGCGCACGCCGGTCGGAACCGATTGGATCGCTGCTTTCGCCACCGTGACCGGCACCGCCGGAGGCGGACCACCGGCCCGAACCTCCTCCTTCTTGCACGCCATGAACGACATCAGGCACACTGCGGCCCCAGCTGTCAGCGCGACTCGGGAAAATCGCCGGTCTGTGGCGGAACCCGCCGGAAGTCGGAGGGGGGTGGATACACGAACTGCGGGAAGTATGGATAGTTGCATGCGCGGCAACCCGAGACACTCAAAAGGGAGGTTGATCCCACCAGATTAGCACCACCAACCGGAGGTGAAGCCGG encodes the following:
- a CDS encoding efflux RND transporter periplasmic adaptor subunit, which gives rise to MACKKEEVRAGGPPPAVPVTVAKAAIQSVPTGVRAVGTVEAYSTVQVKSLVAGPLMKVHFSEGSDVKAGDLLFEIDPRPYREALRQAQGAAARDESMMRQAEANLARDRAQLRNAEADAARYEQLVKEGVVSRSQYDQYKTTADALRESARADEAAIETARANVETDKATVERARLDLSYCEIRSPLAGRTGNLLVNIGNLVKANGDTALVVINQVAPIFVSFGVPQQQLDAVRRSSQGRQLAVTASVQDGGFQPVQGRLAVIDNAIDATTGTIRLKAVFDNGNHALWPGRFVDVSLTLGTLENAVVVPSEAVQSGQKGPFVYVVKADQTVDLRMVKTGPAVSGKLVIESGVANGETVVTDGQLLLRPGAAVKAVHGVQSGEQGS